GTTTCTTCAAATGCAGTTTTCATTTCTGTATGGACAGAATGTCCTGCACTCTCATATTCTATCTGGTTTCCATCGAAACTACAACAAAATCTTTTATTAAATTTATTTTCCGCTTGCACACCAGCCGGAAATCAGCTATAATGATGCTTACCATTTCTGGTATTCGGCATTCACAGGTTATCATTTTTCATCAGAATCATGTTCCCTGCATGTCACGCAACAATCTGATTTTCTACTAAAGGAGGTATACTATGGTATACGAGACATTTCTCACTACGGTCACCAGTCACTTACAGGCAGCTCTGGGAGAGGATTACCACATGACGATCCGCCCGCTTCCCAAAAACAACGGCGTCATACTGGACGGGCTTACGATCTGCGGTCCCGGCATCGATATGGCGCCTACCATCTATTTAAATCCTTATTATGAGCAGTTTAAACTGGGGATGAACATGGAGGAGGTCCTGGCTGACATCCTGAAGCTTTACCGTTCCACACCGGCGCCGGACTGTTTAAAAGAAGCAGACCTTTCGCAGTTTGAAGCCCTGAAATCCCGGATCATGTTCCGGATCGTCCACACTGCCTCCAACCAGAAGCTGTTGTCAGACGTGCCGAACCTGCCCTTTTTGGATCTGTCCATCCTGTTTTATCTTTTTCTGGAACGCAATGATTCCGGCCAGATGACCGCTCTGATCCACAACGACCATGTGAAGCGCTGGAATGTAACGGAGAAAGAATTGTGGAAACTGGCCCTTGAAAACACCCCCCGGGAATATCCTGCCCAGATCCAGAGTATGACCGACATGATGAAGGAGATCGCAAGGGAGAATCTTGCAGACGGCTTTGATGAGGAGCTGATCGAAGCGCTGTTGGATGACGAGGAGGGAGTCTCCCCGCTGTATGTGCTTTCTAATATAAACGGGCTTTATGGAGCCGGATGCATCATATACCAGGACGTATTAAAAAACTTCGCAGATACCCTGGACCGGGATTTGATCATCCTCCCGTCCAGTATCCACGAAGTTCTGATTACC
This portion of the Clostridium sp. AN503 genome encodes:
- a CDS encoding DUF5688 family protein, whose product is MVYETFLTTVTSHLQAALGEDYHMTIRPLPKNNGVILDGLTICGPGIDMAPTIYLNPYYEQFKLGMNMEEVLADILKLYRSTPAPDCLKEADLSQFEALKSRIMFRIVHTASNQKLLSDVPNLPFLDLSILFYLFLERNDSGQMTALIHNDHVKRWNVTEKELWKLALENTPREYPAQIQSMTDMMKEIARENLADGFDEELIEALLDDEEGVSPLYVLSNINGLYGAGCIIYQDVLKNFADTLDRDLIILPSSIHEVLITPDLSGTSYEDLSYMVTSINRQEVPMEDQLSNQVYLYTRADDQLRIVSHAAKTVGAASLN